A DNA window from Theobroma cacao cultivar B97-61/B2 chromosome 5, Criollo_cocoa_genome_V2, whole genome shotgun sequence contains the following coding sequences:
- the LOC18599990 gene encoding germin-like protein subfamily 1 member 13: MKGVQLFVVASAFLAFAWSLASASDPSPLQDFCVAINDTKDGVFVNGKFCKDPKLAKAEDFFYSGLNIPRNTSNPVGSTVTPVNVAQILGLNTLGISLARIDYAPYGGLNPPHTHPRASEILVVLEGTLYVGFVTSNPENRLITKVLYPGDVFVFPVGLIHFQLNIGKTNAVAFAGLSSQNPGVITIANAVFGSKPPINPDVLTKAFQLDKNIVTSLQSRFWWDNN, from the exons ATGAAAGGAGTTCAACTTTTCGTTGTAGCTTCTGCCTTCTTGGCCTTCGCTTGGTCATTGGCCTCAGCTTCTGACCCTAGCCCTCTCCAAGACTTCTGTGTAGCCATCAATGACACCAAGGATGGCG TGTTCGTAAATGGGAAGTTCTGCAAGGACCCAAAGCTTGCCAAGGCAGAAGACTTCTTCTATTCAGGGCTCAATATCCCCAGAAACACATCAAATCCAGTGGGATCAACTGTGACTCCTGTCAATGTTGCACAGATACTAGGACTTAACACTCTTGGCATATCTCTTGCTCGAATTGACTATGCTCCGTACGGAGGCCTAAACCCCCCTCACACTCATCCTCGTGCCTCTGAGATCCTAGTGGTTTTAGAGGGCACACTTTACGTTGGCTTTGTTACATCCAACCCGGAGAATCGTCTCATCACCAAAGTCTTGTACCCTGGAGATGTGTTTGTTTTCCCAGTTGGTCTCATCCACTTCCAGCTCAATATAGGGAAAACTAATGCAGTTGCCTTTGCTGGTCTCAGCAGCCAAAATCCAGGAGTTATCACTATTGCAAATGCAGTGTTTGGCTCAAAGCCTCCCATCAATCCTGATGTTCTCACCAAGGCCTTCCAGCTGGACAAGAATATTGTTACCTCTCTTCAGTCCCGGTTCTGGTGGGACAACAATTAA